TCACGTCAATACTAGCACAGACTCGAACATAGTTTCCTTCGAAACATCATCCAGGGTTTAACTCCACACTCCTGATGATCCCTATCATCCTGGCCGATTGATCTACAATCGACTCCTTCCGGTAAAGGTCCGGTATCTTATGTATTTGTGCCCATACAGACACCCTCTCGAGTTTGACAAATTCCGGAGCTCGCTTTCCGTCAAACTCCTCAATCAAGACCAGTAGGCCATGGATGATCCAAAGGTCCCGGTGCATCACAGATCACACGCTTCCAATCGCCCAGGCAGAAAACCTGTATGACCTACAGATTATCGTCAACTTCTCTATCTCCCGCACATGAGGATTATCGTCAACTTCTCTATCTCCCGCACATGAGCTATATTCTCCACAAACTTCAGCGTTTCCTTTAGAGGTGCGCTGCTAAAGGTCTTGGTGGTGTTGACCTTGGCTACAGCAAGCCACCGGCCTCGTTCCTATCCAGTACAACTTTCATTCCAGTGGAGAAGCCTAGTAGCTCCTGGGCCATTTCTAGTGAGCAGAGCTAGCAAGCACGGAAGTGCGATTCTACCCTTTCCAATCATTTTATTATCATCTCCACGCAAAAAGAACATTTTATTACCATCACCCATGAATCATTTTATTATTCCctctgtcccacaatataagatgttttcgcaAGCTAAATATGCTTGCGAAAGGGtgttatattgtgggacggagggagtagcgccGAGATGCAGGCAGACATAACAATCTTTTCACCCTCCACTTTCAAAAGATAAAATGTATATAGCCTCCATTTAGCAGCTGCACGCACTTGCTGCTACCCAAAACCTAATCAATCCGCAACGAACAAGAGATTCTACTTGTATACCACAACAAGCAGGCAAATATCAAACAGGGCAGAtggttcgcaaaaaaaaaaaaacatagagtatcttcatcacaaaaaaaaACGACATAGAGCATCTGCTTCCCTCCTCAACCAGCACAAACTAGTAAAACACCAATGAAATGCAGCAGCGACGGCGCCCTTATCGCTGGCGTAGATGCCATCCAACGACTTTGGTATCCTTGTCCTTCACATGGGAATTTCTGTTCAAGTAACAAGGGAAACAAAACAAGGGTAAGTGTGGATGAAACTGTGCATCAGAACAATCGACACAACTAACAACATAAGTACCCAATACTCAATACGATGATAACCAAAAGTCAATACAATCTTATTTTGCAGAGGAGAAGTCAATACAATTGATCTATTAGGAACAGAAAATTCCTTCGTATTCCAAACTGGCGCATTTTCCAGCTGCAGTTTTGTATTCCAGCGAATCAAACAACTGGTCACACGCCAAACGAGTCTCAAGTCACACTGATATTTGTTAAACTGTTGTGATGTTAAAGGATGGATGATAAACTTGTCATATATAGGACCTAATAATCTTCATTACGGTCATGACTCACGATATGGATGCATACAAAAACATGTACTATAAGCCCAAGTATGCTGGTGAGAAATATAAGATCAGCAATTGAAATTCAAGTAAATAATTGCAAGCTTCAACATGCAGACATACTAAAAATACAACATATCCTCAAAAAAATAATCTAAAAAAATACAACAAGCAGGAACTATAAGCATCATCATATAACTAAGGCATGTGATAACAACCATCAAGACGAGAGAACGTACTTTGAGCCAATAGAAAGCTTTACCTATTTCAAACTGTCGGGGATGACAGCAACGATGGCGGGAAGTTGGTATATATCTGTGCATCTATGCCCCATTGCTTCAACGAGCACATCCTTTCAAGTTGCATCGTCTTGATGTCCAGTGAGAGGCAGTCGCAATATGCCGGCTCCAATGACCGGTTGTCAGCATGCTTTAACAGGAGCAAGTATGCATCCGTTGCACCGAGGATGCAATACCAGTACCCATGACGCAGCGACACTGTCTGCTTCAGCTTCCACTGGTTGTCTGCTTCCCTGATGGTATAGTGGAGGTAATATACGCCACCTACAAATGCAAGCGCGAACATCCCAAGCCTGCCTTCCCCTGCCTCCACGATGGCCGTGTCTAGCCCAGCACCTCCGGCTGTGCATGGAATGTCGACAAGGGAGAAGCCCATGGTCCGGGCGTCGAGCACGAGCCACATTCCCTGGCAACTCGTTTCCCAGTAGAAGGAGCCATAGGCGTAGTGGCGCACGCCCAAGCAAGGCCCCCATGAAAGCTCAATGTCGACGGCGAACAGATCGCTCCAGCTCTGGGACGCGACGACCCGCCATTGCCCGGAGCTGGACGAGAAGACGAAGGCGACCATGTTAGCCTCGCAGCGCGCTGTCCACATCACTCGGAATGACGTGTctggcgcctccgccgcctcctcgtcgctggGGGGAGCGAGGAAGGGCCCGTATGCCTTGCAGACCGGGTTCGCCTCCGCCAGGTCTTGAGGGACCGGGGGGAGCAGGAGGTATCGCTGGTGCAGGGGGTCGCACACGACGACCTCCGTGAACTCCGCGTCCTTGTTGCCCTCGGGAGCCCGGTCGAGGAGGACGCGGCCGTCGCGGGCGTCCTTCATGACCCAGCGGTTGGGGGCGggcaggaaggagaaggagaagtccTTGCCGGGGGCGTTTGCGAGGGCTCTCCCGGCGGGCGCGGAGGGGTGGGGCGGGAGGGCGGGGTGGAAGCCGGCGCCGTCGACGATGCCGAGGAGCGGAGGGGCGTGGAGCCTGCGGAATTCGCGGGTGCAGGCGCGGTCGGTGGCGGCTTGGCGgaaggaggcgcaggtggcggcgaCGCGGGCGAGGTCCTCGGGGGTGGGCAGGCGGATGAAGAACTCCGGCAGGAGGTCGTTGATGATCGCCGGCATCGGCATGTTCCGGGCGGTACGTGCACGTACGTGGCTggtggagtggagtggagtgggGTGGGGAGTTGAGCGGCGGCGTATGCGAGAAAGCAACAGATGGCGGCCGAGAAGAGAGGGATCCTGTTTGGTTTGCTTTTGAGTTTTGAAGGAAGGTTCACACTGAGAAAGCACCTACGCTGCCTCTATATATAGTGTACGATTCCATGTTAATGTTAGGCAAGATATTAATTTTATTAAATATTAATATTATGCAAGATATACATTGTATATTAATATTTTGGTAGGATATGATTATTTGATTAATGAGTACGTTGGAATTGTGACTGGCCAGCTGCTTGGAGCATCTCCACCGGTTCCCTCAAAATCCTCCAAGGCCCCGCTTGGATTGGGTGTAAATTTTTACACTCACATTTATTTTACAGATGTAAATTCCCGATCACAGCTAATTTTCCGCCTGGAAACAAAACAACCAGTCCAGGCATGTGTCATAAACCAGCCGGATATGATCGGAAATGGGAATCCAGGCGGGGCCCGAGTGTGTTTAGGGGCTCTCCAAATAATTTTTTAGGGTTTCAGAGATGTGTTGCTCTAGAAGGCAGGCAGTGTGGTATCGGTGGAGGTGCTGCAATTGCCGATGGAAGGGGAGGCTGCCTGGCCGCCGACGATGCAGCGTCGTGGTCGCAACTAGCTTTAGCCGGTTGGCTCCCTCCACGGTGGATGGGATTATAGGGATAGCTGCATCTCCCCATCTATATGCCGGGGTATGGGGTGTTTTTAAGGAGAGTTCGTCCAATCAAACATTGGATGGAAATATTTGAACTACAGTTTGAGGAGTCGTGTGCCCCATATTAGTTGCCATCAAGTCCCTTCGCTGTCGATCGACCTCCTGTGTCCGGTGATCTGGTAGCACAGCCCACGCAAGAAAAGAAGAAACACACAACCGGTAGCAAAACCAAAACccatgcaagatccaggaaagcacGACTTGAGAGAAACAACTGCGGCAATGAGTAATGGCATCACAATCATGTCCAACGGCAGCAGTTTCGGCAAACATTTACACACAGTTCCGACCACCGCAATATTCGCGATCTCACAAGTCAGCACAGCCATTTGAACGAAATCCAGGTCCGCTGGCAAgagaaccctaaaaacaccaggCACACGCCAGTGGCATCGTTCCGGGGT
The sequence above is drawn from the Triticum aestivum cultivar Chinese Spring chromosome 7A, IWGSC CS RefSeq v2.1, whole genome shotgun sequence genome and encodes:
- the LOC123152256 gene encoding uncharacterized protein, with the protein product MPMPAIINDLLPEFFIRLPTPEDLARVAATCASFRQAATDRACTREFRRLHAPPLLGIVDGAGFHPALPPHPSAPAGRALANAPGKDFSFSFLPAPNRWVMKDARDGRVLLDRAPEGNKDAEFTEVVVCDPLHQRYLLLPPVPQDLAEANPVCKAYGPFLAPPSDEEAAEAPDTSFRVMWTARCEANMVAFVFSSSSGQWRVVASQSWSDLFAVDIELSWGPCLGVRHYAYGSFYWETSCQGMWLVLDARTMGFSLVDIPCTAGGAGLDTAIVEAGEGRLGMFALAFVGGVYYLHYTIREADNQWKLKQTVSLRHGYWYCILGATDAYLLLLKHADNRSLEPAYCDCLSLDIKTMQLERMCSLKQWGIDAQIYTNFPPSLLSSPTV